ACGACCACGATCGGCGGCGCCCCGGTCGCCGGTCCGGTCGGGTACGGGTCGCGCTGCCCCGGCCAGAACTCACAGCTCAGCATCCCGGTCGCGAGCGGGGCGCCGAACAGCGGGTACTTCTTGCGCCAGTCCGACTGGAGGGTGCGGATCCGGTCGACGCCGACCTTCGTCTCCTCATCGGCGCAGTTGACCGCGAGGTTGGCGTCGAAGAGGTTGGTGTACTTGCCGTCGGCGTCCCGCTCGGCGTACGCGTCGGCCAGTTCGAAGGTGCCCTTCGGGTTGCCGTCGGCGAGGGTGTCGATGGCGGCGGCCAGCTTCTCCCAGCCCGCCTCGGTGTAGAGCGACGAGATCACCGCGTAGAAGATCCAGCCGGGGGTCGCCTCGCGGCCCTTCGCGTCGCGTACCGGCGAGACCCGGGCCTTCTCGATCGCCTCGGTCACCGCCGTGCGGGCGTCCGGCGCGATCGGGCAGCGGCCGGGCGTCCGCTCGCACCAGTCGGTGAAGTTGGTGAAGGCGCGCTCGAAGCCCTTGGCCTGGCTCTCCGAGCCGGCCACCATGTCCTGCTTCGGGTCGACCGCGCCGTCGAGCACGAACGCCCGGACGTTGCGCGGAAAGAGCTGCGCGTACGTCGCCCCGAGCAGCGTTCCGTAGGAGTAGCCGAGGTAGCTCAGCTTCTCGTCGCCGACCGCGGTCCGGATCGCGTCCATGTCCCGGGCCGCCTGCTCGGTGGAGAACAGGCGCAGCCGGTCGCCGTACTTCTCGCCGCAGCCTGCGCCGATCTTGCGGTTGAGCGCCACCAGCTCGTCGAAGTCGGCCTGGCTCTCCGGGTCGGGTTCGAAGCCGAAGGTGGCGTCCAGGTCGGCGTCCGGCACGCACTTCACCGGGGAGGACCGGGAGACCCCGCGCGGGTCGAAGCCGACGATGTCGAACCGCCGGGTCACGTCGTCGGGCAGCCCGCCGAAGGCCGCTCCGAACGACAGGTAGACCGCCGAGTCCACGCCCGAACCGCCCGGCCCGCCCGGGTTGACCAGCAGCGAGCCGATCCGGTCCTGCTGTTTGCTCGACCGGATCCGCAGCAGGGCGATCTCGACCTTGTCGCCGCCGCTTCCGCCGGCCGCGCCGCCCGCGTTCCAGTCCCCGGGTACGGAGATGGTGGCGCAGTCGTACCGCATGTTGGCCGCACCCCGCCCGACGAGCTTGCGCGGCACCTCCGGGCAGGGCTTCCAGTTCGGGCCGGCGCCGCTCGACGCCTTCGGACGGGTCCGGTCGCCCTCCCCGCCCCGGTCGAACACCGGAAGGCTGCACCCGGCGGCGAGCAGGACGACGGCGACGAAACCGACCAGGGGCAGTCGGCGAAGATGCGTGCGGGCCAAGAGAATCCTCCGTGATCTTCTCGATCGCCAGGCTACGCGGTCGGGGCGGACGGCGTGGGGGCGCCGGGCGACCGGGACCGGCCTCGGCGAGGGGTCAGGCGGTGGCCGCCGGATCGCCCCGGAGCACCTGGTCGACGTCGAACCTGATCGGCCGGTCGAGTTGGTCGTACCCGCAGGAACGCGGCTGGCGGTCGGGCCGCCAGCGGACGAACTGCGCGGTGTGCCGGAACCGGTCCCCCTCCATCGCGTCGTAGCCGACCTCGACCACGAGTTCGGGCCGCAGCGGCTCCCACTCCAGGCTCTTGGTACCGGACCACCGGCTCGGGCCGCCCGGAATCCGCTGCCCACTGGTGTGGTCGCCGTGGATCCACGGATGGTCGGCCATCTCACCCCGGTACGGCGCCAGTTCGTCGAGGAGTTCGGCCCGGCGCGCGGCGGTGAACGACGCCGAGACGCCGACGTGGTGCAGCGTGCCCGCGTCGTCGTAGAGCCCGAGCAGCAGCGAGCCGACCACCGGGCCGGACTTGTGCCAGCGGAACCCGGCGACGACGACGTCCGCGGTGCGGGTGTGCTTGACCTTGAACATGAGCCGCTTCCCCGGCTCGTACGGGATGTCGGCCGCCTTGGCGACCAGCCCGTCCAGCCCGGCCCCCTCGAAGATCTCGAACCAGCGGCGGGCGGTCTCCGGATCGTCGGTGGTCTGGGTGACGTGTACCGGCGGGACGACTCCGCTCAGCGCCTCGACGAGCCGGGCCCGACGCCGGGCGTACGGCTGGTCCAGCAGCGCCTCGTCGCCGATCGCGAGCAGGTCGAAGGCGACGAGGTCGGCCGGGGTGGTCTCGGCCAGCATGGCGACCCGGGAGGCGGCCGGATGGATGCGCTGGCTCAGCAACTCGAAGTCCAGCCGGGGTGCACCGTCCGGGCCGTCCCGGCGGATCACGATCAGCTCACCGTCGACCGCGCAGCGCGTCGGCAACTGTTGCCGGGCCTGGGCGACGACCTCGGGAAAGTAGCGGGTCAGGGTCTTGCCGCCCCGGCTGGCCAGCTCGACCTCGTCCCCGTCGCGGAACACGATGCACCGGAAACCGTCCCACTTCGGCTCATAGGTCATCCCCTCGGCGGTGGGGATCTTCGGCACGCTCCGGGCCAGCATCGGCTCGACCGGCGGGTTGATCGGCAGGTCCACCCGGCCAAGTCAACCAGATCGTCGCCGGCCCGTGGTGCTCCTCGTTCGTCTCAACCGTCCCGGTGGTCCCAGCAGCACCGCGTATGCCCCGAGCGAGTCGGAGTTTCCGCAGGTCAGAGCTATGTTCGCCGGATGCGGGACTGGGTCTGCGTCTGCTGCGGCCGGTGGCAGGTGAGCGTCGAGCGGATCGGCGGGAGATACCTCTACCGGCTGGCGTACCGCTATCGCCGGGAGGTCGGTGGGCTGGACGTACTGGGCGAGGTGGGCAGCGTCGCCGCGCTGGAGCGGCTGCTGCGCAGCCGTACCCCGGTCACCCTGGCCGACCTCCGCGAGCTGCCGGCCGGGCGCGGTGCGTGAATCCTGTTCCTGAGGTCGATCGGCTCACCACTTCGGGTCTGCGGCAGGGCCTCCGCACGTGCCCGGTGAGCCGATCGGCCGATGTTCTACAGGGCCTTGTTGGTGCGCGGCCGTCCAGTCGGCTGTCCGGCCGTCGAATGGTTACCTACAGTGTCTTCGCAATCTCCGCGAGCACATCGGCCGGAACTTCGACGGCCGTCTCGTGTGCCGGAATGTCGAGCTGGGCGAGCGCCTCGGGGTCGGAGATTCGCCAGCCCTGCACGACGAAGGTGCCACGATCGGTGCGGTACAGCGACGGGCAATTGTTGACCTGGGACTGCGCGGTCTTGCGAACAAAGGTGAGCTTCACGTTTGTGCCTCTCGCTCCTTTTAAGCCACTTTGGGCCTGATGCCTAGTGGTGCTGTGATGCATTATGAGGCTATTCAGGACGATCGGGCACGGATCGCGGCGGCACAGTCGGATGAATGTAGGTGAACGGTGGATTCATCTCGCGTCGAATCCGGGGATCTCTCGGAAATCGATTTCGAGTGCTACCCAGAGTCAGATCTCGCCGGGCGCCGGAGGTCGCCAGTCGGTGTACCGGGACATCGAGCGGAGGGCGGTGCGGGGCGGGGCGAGCCGGAGCAGACTGTTACGCAACGTAACCGCCACTGGGTTTCGGAGCTGCTGGCCGAACCGGCCGACCCGGTAGGAGGCCCGGGCCACCTGCTGGCTCCGGGGACGGCGCTGTCGGTCGTACCGGACCAGCGCGGCAGCCAGGTCGCCCGAGCCCCCGCCGACCGCCGTACCGAGCACCACCGCGTCCTCGATCGCCTGGGCGGCGCCCTGGCCCAGGTTCGGGGTCATCGCGTGGGCGGCGTCGCCGAGCAGCGCGACCGCCCCGCGCAGGTAACTCGGCAGCGGCTTGCCGAGGTGGTAGATGTCGTTCCGGAGCACCGTCTCGGCGCTGGTGGCGGCCAGCAGGTCCGGGATCGGCGCGTGCCACGCCCCGAACCGCTTCCGGACGGCCCGCAACTCGTCCGGGTCGCGCCCGCCGGCCCTGGCGTTGACCGCGCCGAACCAGTAGACCCGACCGTCGCCGAGCGGGACCATGCCGAACTCCGCGCCCGGCCCCCAGCTGATCGCCACGTACAGCTCGCCGTCCCAGGGCTGGTCGGTGACACCGCGCCAGGCGGTCGACCCGGCGTACACCGGCGGCGGGACGTCCGGCCACAACCGGTTCCGTACGGTGCTGCGGAGCCCGTCCGCGCCCACCACCAGGTCGGCGCCGATCGTGGTCCGGGTGCCGTCGGCCAGGTAGCTGATCTCGGCGGGCGGCCCGGCGACGACCTCGACCACCTCCGCCCCGGTGACCAGCGTCGTGCCGGCCGGCAACGCGTCGCGGAGGATGCCGTGCAACGTCGCCCGGTGGATGCCGAGCGATTCCGTGCCGAGCCGGTCGCTCAGGTCGACGGCCTCGACCCGGAACAGCCAGCGGCCGTCGGCGGTACGGCTGCCGCCGGGCGCCTCCACCCGGCCGCCCGCCCGGACCTGCTCGCCCACCCCGAGCGCGTCGAGCCCGGCCAGCGCGTTGGACATCAGCGTGAGCCCGGCGCCCACCGCACCGAACGCCGGCGCCCGCTCCAGGATGGTGACCCGCCAGCCCTGCCGGGACAACGCCAACCCGGCGCTGAGTCCTCCGATGCCGGCGCCGACGACCACGGCGGTTCGGTCCTGCGTCATCCTCACCCCTCCACGGGATCCGTCGTACCCACTCTTCTACAGGTGTAGAAAGGCATACTACAGCCGTAGAAGAGCCTGGTGAAGGAGGGCGGATGGCTGTCCGGCGGGACCGGTTCGCCGTCATCACCGACGCCGCGATCGAACTCCTGGCGGAACTCGGCATGCGGGGCCTGACCCACCGGGCGGTCGACGCCCGCGCCGGACTGCCGCTCGGTTCCACGTCGGCGTACTTCCGGACCAGGAAGGCGCTCATCGAGGCGGTCGTACGCCGACTCGCCGACCTCGACCGGGCCGACCTCGAAGCCACCGAACTCCCCACCGAGGAGCCGACGACCCCCGGATCGGCGGGCCCAGCATCGCCGGCCCCAGCATCGGCGGGCCCAGCATCGGCGACTGCCGGATCGGCTGTCTCCATCAGCGGAACGGAACCGCTCGGTCCCCGGGACCTCGACCTGCTCGCCGGCCGGATCGCCGGCCTGCTCGACCAGTGGCTGACCGTCGGCCGTACCCGGACGCTGGCCCGGTACGCCTGCCTGCTGGAGGCCACCCACCACCCCGAACTGCGGGACATCCTGGCGTACGGGACCGCCTCCCGGACCCAGGCCCGTGCGCTGCTCAGCCGGGCGGGTGCGGCAGATCCGGAGCAGCGCGGCAACCACCTCGTGGCCTGCGTCGACGGCCTGCTCTTCGACCGCCTCGTCGGCGCCGGTTCTCTCACCGCCCCGGCGCCGGGCAGCGAGCAGAGCCGCCGCGACCTTCACCAGGCCGTCCGGACCGTCCTCTTCGCGATGGCCGGCATCGACCCCGGGTCGACCGGCACCGAGCCCCCGTCGACCGCTGATCCCCCGTCGACCGGCACCGGCACCGGTACCGGCGCCCCGCCGACCGCTGACCTCCCGCCGACCGGCGCCTCGACCGGCGCCTCGACCGGTCGCTGAGCCGGGGACGGCCAACCGGAGGACCGGGTGATCAGGACCGGCGACGTCACCGACCGGGTACGCCGGGCAGCCACGCCGATCGTCGACCCGCTCGGCGGCGGGAGCGGCGCCCGTCCGGAACGTCCCGCCGGGCGGCGAGGATGGCGGCGGCACAGGTGCTGAGCACGATGCCGGCGAACGGCAGGTACTTCGTCACGGATCTCACGGTCGTCGCCTCCGCCGTCCGGTGCGGGCTTCCAGCCGCTTCCGCTGCGGCGTCACGGTGTACTTCGGGTCCCGGGCCGAGGCCAGACCGGCCTGGAAGATCCCGAACCGGAGGCAGATGGAACCCGCGAGCATCGCCGCCGCGCCCACCCTCGTCGCCACCCGGCTCCGTACCGGAATGGTCAGGGCCAGGGCGCCGCCGGCCACCAGCAGGCGGCTGGTCCGCAGCAGCGCGCCACCGAGACCCTGGCGCAGCGGCTCGGCCACCATGCCGAGCCGACGCTCCATCCGGCTGGCCGTCGCCAGTTCGGTGACGGCGCCGAGCAGGGCGGCGCGGCGGGCCGGGCCGGCCTCCGACTCCGGCGCCACGAGCAGGCCGAGCGCGCCGGCCGAGGCTGCGGCCGAGCCCACGAAGAGGACCGGCAGTTCCCGGTACGCCTCGTGCCAGACCGGCATGGCGGTGTCGGAGACCAGCGTCGCCGTGTACGAGGCGACGGCCGGGCCGAGGACGCCGGCGCCGAGGGTGCCGAGCCGGCCGAGCCGGGGCAGCCACCCGGTTACGGCACTTCCGGCGGCGAGCATCGCGAGCGGGCCGTACCCGGCCAGTAGCCAGGAACCGATGTTCATCGGCGAGGTCACCTTGACCACCCGGAGCATGTGGAGAAAGCGTTCGGGGCGGCCCAGGTCGTGCACCAGCGAGTAGAGCGATCCGGTGAGGGCGACGGCGGCACCGGCCTTGAGCCCCCGGGCCAGGTGCGGCCGGCCGGTGAGTTCGGCGGCGGCGGCCAGCGTCGAGGAGGCGCCGGCCAGCCCGCCGAAGAACAGGTAGCCGGCGATGTCGGCCGCCTCCCAGGGCGGCGCCTTGAGCACAGGTTGGCCGTAGTACGACCGGAACTCGGCCTTGGCCACCATCAGCCGCTCGCCGCGTTGCCGGCGCTCCGGCCGCCCGGCCGAGCCGATCAGGGCGTCCCGTTCCACCGGCAGGTCGACCGAGGTGTCGAGTCGGACATCGGTGTGGCTCATGCCATCTCCTCGCAGTGCCGGTCACTGTGCCCGCCGCCGTGCTCGTCGACGTCAGGCGCTTCGGAACCGAGCCGGCGGAATCGCCCGCCGCGCCCGCTCACCGGCGGGCTCCCGGAACGGCGACGGCGACGAGGACGGCCAGCAGGCCCACGGCGGCCAGCCCGGCCCGCCGCCACATCGCGGGCAGGTCCCGGGTGGTGACGACCGGATCCGGCGGCAGGCCGTAGACCTCGGGCTCGTCGAGCAGCAGGAAGAACGCGCCGGCACCGCCGACCCCGTCGTTCGGGTCGGCGCCGTAGAGCCGGGCGCTGGTCACCCCGGCGTCGTGCAGGTCCCGTACCCGACCGGCGGCCCGCTCGCGAAGCTCGGAGAGTTCGCCGAACTGGATCGAGTCGGTGGGGCAGCTCTTGGCACAGGCGGGCTCCTGGCCGACCGAGAGCCGGTCGTAGCAGAGGGTGCACTTCGAGACCAGCCCGTTCGAGGGGCGCTTGTCGATCACCCCGTACGGGCAGGCCGGTACGCAGTAACCGCAGCCGTTGCAGATGTCCTCCTGCACCACCACCGTGCCGAACTCGGTCCGGAACAACGAGCCGGTCGGGCAGACGTCCAGACACGCGGCGTGGGTGCAGTGCTTGCACACGTCGGAGGACATCAACCAGCGGAAGTCCATCTCGGCCGCGGCGGCGACGTGTCCGTCCGGCGGTGCCGCGGCGGGCATGCCGAGCGAGACCGCCGTGCGTCCGCCGGCCGAGCGGAGCAGGTCGGGCGGCAGCTCGGTCGGGGCCAGGTGGGTCTCCTGCCGGCCGAGGCGGCGGGGCTGCTCGATGAAGGCGACGTGCCGCCAACTGTTGGCACCGAGGCTGCCGGTGTTGTCGTACGACATGCCGGTGAAGAGCAGCCCGTCCTCCGGGACCGCGTTCCACTCCTTGCACGCCACCTCACACGCCTTGCAGCCGATGCAGACGCTGGTGTCGGTGAAGAAGCCGACCCGTTCCGGGGGTTCGACGTAGCCTCCGGCGGTGGCCGGATCCCGCTCCCCGCCGGTCCCCTCGCGCAGATCGAGTGCCATTGCTGCTCACGCCTCCGTTCCGGTGCGTTCGGTGATCCCGGCCCGGCGCTGGTAGTCCCGGACCAGCGCCAGCCGGTCCGTCCCGCGTGGCCGGCGCCCCGGGCGGATGTCCGCCGACAGCGCCTTGCTCTCCTGGATGTGCGAGTTGGGGTCGAGCGAGATCGAGGTGAGTTCGTTGGCGGCGTCGCCCCGGCTGTAGCCGTTCGGTCCCCAGTGGAACGGCAGCCCGATCTGGTGGATGATCCGCCCGTCGACGTGCAGCGGCGCCACCCGCTCGGTGACCAGGACCCGGGCCTCGATCGCGCTGCGGGCGGTGACGATGGTGGCCCAGTCGGCGTGCACGAGACCCCGCTCGGCGGCCAGTTCGGGGGAGACCTCGCAGAAGAACTCCGGTTGCAGCTCGGCCAGGTACGGCGTGTGCCGGCTCATCCCGCCCGCCGTGAAGTGCTCGGTCAGCCGGTAGGTGGTGACCACGTACGGGAAGATCTGCGCGCCGCGCTGGGAGCCGTTCGGGTGGTACCGGTTGAGGTCGTGCGGCCGGAGCAGCCGGGCCGGATTGCGCTGCTGGCGGTAGAGCAGGTTGTCCATCGGGGAGTCCTGCGGCTCGTAGTGGGTGGGCATCGGCCCGTCGCCCACCCCGGTCGGCGCGTAGAGCCAGCCGAGCCCGTCGGCCTGCATGATGAAGGCGTCGGTGCCACGCAGTGCGGCGATTCCCCGGGCGCCCTCCGGCGGCTGGTAGTCCGGTCGCTTCGTCGGCTCGAAGTCGGGTACGTCGTACCCGGTCCATCGGCCGGCCTCGTCGTCCCACCAGACGAACTTCTTGCGTTCGCTCCACGGTGTGCCGTCCGGTCGGGCGGAGGCCCGGTTGTAGAGCATCCGGCGGTTCGCCGGCCAGGCCCAGGCCCACTCGGGGGAGACCCAGTGCTGCTCCTCCGCCGGTTTGCGCCGCGCGGCCTGGTTCACCCCGTCCTTGTAGACCCCGCAGTAGATCCAGCAGCCGCAGGCGGTCGAGCCGTCGTCGCGCAGTTCGGGGTACTCGGAGAGCGGCCGGCCGTCGGCGTCCCAACCGTTGATCTCGGCGAGCACCGCCTCGGCGCTCGGCTCGGCGGTCGAGCCGCTCGTCGGGTAGTCCCAGGTCAGGTCGAGGATCGGCCGATCCATCGGATCTGTCGAACCGGCCAGTTTCTGCCGGATGATCCGGCCCAGGTGGTACATGAACCACAGGTCGCTGCGCCGGTCGTCGGCCGGCTCCACGGCCTGGTGGTGCCATTGCAGCAACCGGTTGGTGTTGGTGAAGCTGCCGGCCTTCTCGGTGTGCGCGGCGGCCGGCAGTACGAAGACCTCCGTGCCGATCCGTTCGGTGACCAGCTCGCCCGATTCGATCTCGGGGCCGTCCTTCCACCAGGTGGCGCTCTCGATCATGGTGAGGTCCCGGACGACCAGCCAGTCCAGGTTGGCCATCCCGAACCGCTGCATCCGGGCGTTCGCCGAGCCGACCGCCGGGTTCTCCCCGAGCAGGAAGTAGCCCTTGCAGGTGCCGCCGAGCTGTTCCAGCGTGGTGTCGTAGTGGGAGTGGCTGCCGGTGATTCGGGGCAGGTAGTTGAAGCAGAAGTCGTTCTCGGGCTGGGCGACCGGCCCCCACCAGGCCTTGAGCAGGCTCACCGTGTAGGCCCGCATGTTCGCCCAGAACCCCTTGCGGGCGGCGTCCGCGACGATGAAGTCGTCGAGGGTCTGTGCCTTGTGCGCGTGCGGCATCGGGATGTAGCCGGGCAGCAGGTTGAACAGGGTCGGGATGTCGGTAGAGCCCTGGATGCTGGCGTGCCCGCGCAGTGCCTGGATGCCGCCGCCGGGCCGGCCGATGTTGCCCAGCAGCAGTTGCAGGATGCTGGCCGAGCGGATGAACTGCGAACCGTCGGTGTGCTGGGTCCAGCCGACCGCGTAGACGAACTCGCTGGTGCGTTCGGGCCCGGAGTTGTCGACCAGGTGCCGGCAGACCTCGGCGAAGACCTCCGGTGGGATGCCGCAGATCCGTTCCACCATCTCCGGGGTGTAGCGGGAGAAGTGCCGCTTGAGGATCTGGTAGACGCAGCGGGGGTCCTGCAGCGTCGGGTCCCGCCGGGGTTGGCCGTCCAGCGCGGCGCTGCCGGAGCCGTGCTTCTCACCCTGGCCGGATCCGTGCTCGCCGGTGTCGCGTCCGGGGGAACCGGGCCGGTCGATCTGGGCCGCCTGCCGGGCCATGTACTGGTTGTCGCGCTCGCCGCTGGCCGAGACCAACTGGACGCCCTCGTACTGCCAGGTCTCCTCGGCGTACTGGTGGCCGTTCGGGTCGAAGCCGGAGAAGAGCCCGTCCAGGTCCTCGGTGTCCTGGAACTGCTCGTTGATGATCGTGGAGGCGTTCGTGTACGCCAGCACGTACTCCCGGAAGTCCTTCTCCTCGGTCAGTACGTGGTTGATGATCCCGCCGAGGAAGGCGACATCGGTGCCGGCGCGGATCGGCACGAACAGGTCGGCCAGGGCGCTGGTCCGGGTGAACCGGGGGTCGACGTGGATCACCGTGGCGCCCCGGGCCTTGGCCGCCAGCACCCACTGGAAGCCCACCGGGTGCGCCTCGGCGAAGTTGGAACCCTCGATCACGATGCAGTCGGCGTGCTGCATGTCCTGCATGAAGGTGGTGGCGCCGCCGCGCCCGAACGACGTACCGAGGCCGATCACCGTGGAGCTGTGGCAGATCCGGGCCTGGTTCTCCACCTGGACGACCCCGAGCGCGGAGAACAGCTTCTTGATCAGGTAGTTCTCCTCGTTGTCCAGTGTCGCGCCGCCCAGGCTGGCGATTCCCATCGTCCGGGCCAGCAGGCCGCCGTCCTCCTCCTCCCACTGCCAGGTTTCCCGCCGGGTCCGGATCACCCGGTCGGCGATCATGTCCATCGCGGTGGCCAGGTCGAGGTCCTGCCACTGGGTGCCGTGCGGCGGGCGGTAGCGGACCTTGTCCAACCGGTTCGAGGCGGTGGTCAGTTGCAGCGAGGCGGCACCCTTCGGACAGAGTCGCCCCCGGCTCACCGGCGAGTCGGGATCTCCCTCGATCTGCACGACCCGCTCGTCGCGGACGTACACGTTCTGCGCGCAGCCCACGGCGCAGTAGGGGCAGACGGACTTGACCACCCGATCCGCGGTGGCGGTGCGGGCCTGGAGGGTGTCGCTCTGCGGCGACTTCACCGAGGCTGCCCGGCCGGTCCGGTCCGCCCCGGTGAGCTGGCGCCACACCGGCCACGAACCGATCGGAATCTGGGGCACGGCAGGCTCCTGTCCTCGATGGCTGTCCGGGGGCGCGGGTCGGGGCTCGGGCGGCGGTCCGGGTTACCGGCCCGGCCGGTTCGGCCGGTCGTCGCGGGCCCGGGTCCGAATCCAGTCGTGCACCGGTCCGGCCGGAGGCGGCGGCGCCTCGCGCGGGTTGACCAGGCACTGGGTCCGGGACGGCAGGATCCCCGGGCGCTCGCGCTGCGCCCTGGTCACCGTGCCGCCGCCGTCGGCCGGGATCCCGGTTCCGATCAGGTACGCCTGACCGGGTGGGATGCCCAGCGTCGCGCCGATCTCCTGGTAGCTCCGACCGAGCCCGATCAGGTGCAGCACCGCCGCCTTGCTCGCCATGCCGCCTCCCGTCGGGCTCCGGGCCGGCGTCCCAGCACCGCCGACCAGCAACTGCCAATAAGCCTCTCATTTCGCCTATATCGGTGCAGCCGGTTTGGCCCTGCTGGTGCCACGTACAACGCCGGTACCGGCCGGGGAAGCCTCGGCCGGTACCGGTGGGAGATCGGCGGTCAGTCCGCCAGCGGGGTGTGCCCGGCCGGAACGGTCTCGTTGGCCCGGGTCGGTGCCGGCGGGCTGCCGGCGCCGAAGGGGCGTCCGCCGAGCGCCTCCCGACCGTGCGGGTCAAGCCAGTTGGACAGGTCCGGGCCCTCCGGCACGACGCCGCTCGGATTGATGTCCCGGTGCACCTCGTAGTAGTGCCGCTTGATGTCGTCGAAGTCGATGGTGTCGCCGAACCCCGGCGTCTGGAACAGGTCCCGGGCGTACGCCCACAGCACCGGCTGCTCGGTGAGCTTCTGCCGGTTGCACTTGAAGTGGCCGTGGTAGACGGCGTCGAACCGGACCAGCGTGGTGAAGAGCCGGACGTCGGCCTCGGTGATGGTGTCGCCGACCAGGTAGCGCTGGTCCGCCAGCCGGGCCGACAGCCAGTCGAGCCGGTTGAAGAGCCGGTGGTACG
The nucleotide sequence above comes from Plantactinospora soyae. Encoded proteins:
- a CDS encoding alpha/beta hydrolase, translating into MARTHLRRLPLVGFVAVVLLAAGCSLPVFDRGGEGDRTRPKASSGAGPNWKPCPEVPRKLVGRGAANMRYDCATISVPGDWNAGGAAGGSGGDKVEIALLRIRSSKQQDRIGSLLVNPGGPGGSGVDSAVYLSFGAAFGGLPDDVTRRFDIVGFDPRGVSRSSPVKCVPDADLDATFGFEPDPESQADFDELVALNRKIGAGCGEKYGDRLRLFSTEQAARDMDAIRTAVGDEKLSYLGYSYGTLLGATYAQLFPRNVRAFVLDGAVDPKQDMVAGSESQAKGFERAFTNFTDWCERTPGRCPIAPDARTAVTEAIEKARVSPVRDAKGREATPGWIFYAVISSLYTEAGWEKLAAAIDTLADGNPKGTFELADAYAERDADGKYTNLFDANLAVNCADEETKVGVDRIRTLQSDWRKKYPLFGAPLATGMLSCEFWPGQRDPYPTGPATGAPPIVVVGTTGDPATPYEQTPKLAEMLDVGVVLTWQGEGHTAYPQTRCITNAVDAYLIDLQEPREGTSCPAR
- a CDS encoding ATP-dependent DNA ligase, producing the protein MDLPINPPVEPMLARSVPKIPTAEGMTYEPKWDGFRCIVFRDGDEVELASRGGKTLTRYFPEVVAQARQQLPTRCAVDGELIVIRRDGPDGAPRLDFELLSQRIHPAASRVAMLAETTPADLVAFDLLAIGDEALLDQPYARRRARLVEALSGVVPPVHVTQTTDDPETARRWFEIFEGAGLDGLVAKAADIPYEPGKRLMFKVKHTRTADVVVAGFRWHKSGPVVGSLLLGLYDDAGTLHHVGVSASFTAARRAELLDELAPYRGEMADHPWIHGDHTSGQRIPGGPSRWSGTKSLEWEPLRPELVVEVGYDAMEGDRFRHTAQFVRWRPDRQPRSCGYDQLDRPIRFDVDQVLRGDPAATA
- the fdh gene encoding formate dehydrogenase, whose translation is MPQIPIGSWPVWRQLTGADRTGRAASVKSPQSDTLQARTATADRVVKSVCPYCAVGCAQNVYVRDERVVQIEGDPDSPVSRGRLCPKGAASLQLTTASNRLDKVRYRPPHGTQWQDLDLATAMDMIADRVIRTRRETWQWEEEDGGLLARTMGIASLGGATLDNEENYLIKKLFSALGVVQVENQARICHSSTVIGLGTSFGRGGATTFMQDMQHADCIVIEGSNFAEAHPVGFQWVLAAKARGATVIHVDPRFTRTSALADLFVPIRAGTDVAFLGGIINHVLTEEKDFREYVLAYTNASTIINEQFQDTEDLDGLFSGFDPNGHQYAEETWQYEGVQLVSASGERDNQYMARQAAQIDRPGSPGRDTGEHGSGQGEKHGSGSAALDGQPRRDPTLQDPRCVYQILKRHFSRYTPEMVERICGIPPEVFAEVCRHLVDNSGPERTSEFVYAVGWTQHTDGSQFIRSASILQLLLGNIGRPGGGIQALRGHASIQGSTDIPTLFNLLPGYIPMPHAHKAQTLDDFIVADAARKGFWANMRAYTVSLLKAWWGPVAQPENDFCFNYLPRITGSHSHYDTTLEQLGGTCKGYFLLGENPAVGSANARMQRFGMANLDWLVVRDLTMIESATWWKDGPEIESGELVTERIGTEVFVLPAAAHTEKAGSFTNTNRLLQWHHQAVEPADDRRSDLWFMYHLGRIIRQKLAGSTDPMDRPILDLTWDYPTSGSTAEPSAEAVLAEINGWDADGRPLSEYPELRDDGSTACGCWIYCGVYKDGVNQAARRKPAEEQHWVSPEWAWAWPANRRMLYNRASARPDGTPWSERKKFVWWDDEAGRWTGYDVPDFEPTKRPDYQPPEGARGIAALRGTDAFIMQADGLGWLYAPTGVGDGPMPTHYEPQDSPMDNLLYRQQRNPARLLRPHDLNRYHPNGSQRGAQIFPYVVTTYRLTEHFTAGGMSRHTPYLAELQPEFFCEVSPELAAERGLVHADWATIVTARSAIEARVLVTERVAPLHVDGRIIHQIGLPFHWGPNGYSRGDAANELTSISLDPNSHIQESKALSADIRPGRRPRGTDRLALVRDYQRRAGITERTGTEA
- a CDS encoding 4Fe-4S dicluster domain-containing protein gives rise to the protein MALDLREGTGGERDPATAGGYVEPPERVGFFTDTSVCIGCKACEVACKEWNAVPEDGLLFTGMSYDNTGSLGANSWRHVAFIEQPRRLGRQETHLAPTELPPDLLRSAGGRTAVSLGMPAAAPPDGHVAAAAEMDFRWLMSSDVCKHCTHAACLDVCPTGSLFRTEFGTVVVQEDICNGCGYCVPACPYGVIDKRPSNGLVSKCTLCYDRLSVGQEPACAKSCPTDSIQFGELSELRERAAGRVRDLHDAGVTSARLYGADPNDGVGGAGAFFLLLDEPEVYGLPPDPVVTTRDLPAMWRRAGLAAVGLLAVLVAVAVPGARR
- a CDS encoding TetR/AcrR family transcriptional regulator gives rise to the protein MAVRRDRFAVITDAAIELLAELGMRGLTHRAVDARAGLPLGSTSAYFRTRKALIEAVVRRLADLDRADLEATELPTEEPTTPGSAGPASPAPASAGPASATAGSAVSISGTEPLGPRDLDLLAGRIAGLLDQWLTVGRTRTLARYACLLEATHHPELRDILAYGTASRTQARALLSRAGAADPEQRGNHLVACVDGLLFDRLVGAGSLTAPAPGSEQSRRDLHQAVRTVLFAMAGIDPGSTGTEPPSTADPPSTGTGTGTGAPPTADLPPTGASTGASTGR
- a CDS encoding FAD-dependent monooxygenase; the protein is MTQDRTAVVVGAGIGGLSAGLALSRQGWRVTILERAPAFGAVGAGLTLMSNALAGLDALGVGEQVRAGGRVEAPGGSRTADGRWLFRVEAVDLSDRLGTESLGIHRATLHGILRDALPAGTTLVTGAEVVEVVAGPPAEISYLADGTRTTIGADLVVGADGLRSTVRNRLWPDVPPPVYAGSTAWRGVTDQPWDGELYVAISWGPGAEFGMVPLGDGRVYWFGAVNARAGGRDPDELRAVRKRFGAWHAPIPDLLAATSAETVLRNDIYHLGKPLPSYLRGAVALLGDAAHAMTPNLGQGAAQAIEDAVVLGTAVGGGSGDLAAALVRYDRQRRPRSQQVARASYRVGRFGQQLRNPVAVTLRNSLLRLAPPRTALRSMSRYTDWRPPAPGEI
- the nrfD gene encoding NrfD/PsrC family molybdoenzyme membrane anchor subunit, yielding MSHTDVRLDTSVDLPVERDALIGSAGRPERRQRGERLMVAKAEFRSYYGQPVLKAPPWEAADIAGYLFFGGLAGASSTLAAAAELTGRPHLARGLKAGAAVALTGSLYSLVHDLGRPERFLHMLRVVKVTSPMNIGSWLLAGYGPLAMLAAGSAVTGWLPRLGRLGTLGAGVLGPAVASYTATLVSDTAMPVWHEAYRELPVLFVGSAAASAGALGLLVAPESEAGPARRAALLGAVTELATASRMERRLGMVAEPLRQGLGGALLRTSRLLVAGGALALTIPVRSRVATRVGAAAMLAGSICLRFGIFQAGLASARDPKYTVTPQRKRLEARTGRRRRRP